CGATGATTTATTAATGCCTGGTGCTTTAGGGAGAATTTGTCCTCATCCTTGTGAAAATGAGTGCAGTAGAGCACAAGCTGAAAGTGCATTATCTATTGCAGGAATTAAAAGATTTTTAGCTGATAATCACAAGCGTCCGGCTCTAAATATATCAGAATTTAAAGATGAAAAGATTGCCATTATTGGTGCAGGTCCAGCAGGTCTTACCTGTGCATTTGAATTATTAAAGAAGGGCTATAAAAGTACAGTTTTTGAAGCCTTACCAGTTGCAGGTGGAATGTTAGCAGTAGGAATACCTGATTATCGCTTACCGCGAGAAACCTTAGATAAGGAAATTAGTTTCTTAACTGAAAATGGGGTAGAAATTAAATATAATACTAAATTAGGCCAAGACATTACTGTAGAAGGACTAAAAGCAGAAGGATATAAGGCAGTATTTATTGCAACAGGTGCTCATAAAAATAGACCTTTAGATATTGCTGGAGAAGAATTTGTTTTATCAGGAGTAGATTTTTTAAGAAAAGTTAACCTAGGTGAAAAGGTAGGATTAGGTAAAAAGGTTGGTATCGTAGGTGGTGGAGACGTTGCGATGGACGCAGCAAGAAGTGCTCTACGCTTAGGTGCGCAGGAAGTTACTATTTATTATCGCCGTTCAAGAGCGGAATTACCAGCAAGATTAGAAGAAATAGAAGGCGCGGAAGATGAAGGAATTAAGTTTAAATATTTAGCAGCGCCAATAATAGCGGTCGAAGAACAAGGTAAACTTCAAGGAGCAGTATTTGTTGAAATGGAGTTAGGACAGCCAGATGAATCTGGAAGAAGAAGACCAGTGATGAAACCAGATTCAGAGTATTATGAAAAGCTGGATACAATTATTGCTGCTGTTGGTCAAAAGGCAAGTATAGATGGTTTACCAGAAGAATTAGAATTAACTAGTTGGAAAACAGTAATCGGTGATGAAATAACTCTTGCCACTTCTTTAGATGGTGTATTTGTGGGTGGTGAAGTAAGAACGGGTTCTGGTATTGCCATTGAAGCAATTAACGAGGGTAAAAAGGCATCTGAATCTATCATCCGTTATATAAAAGAAAAAGATTTAGCAGAGGGTAGAGATGAAAAACCAAAAGTAGCGGCTAAACCACCTGTAGATAAAGATTTAGTAAGGCTAGAAAGAGTAAACCATAATGAATTACCAGTTGATGAGAGAATTACAAACTTTGAAGAGGTAGCCCTACCTTTTAGTGAAGAAGATATTTTAAGAGAATCGAATCGCTGTATGGATTGTGGACCTTGTTCAGAATGTATGGAATGTGTGAAAGTTTGTAAAGCAGAATGTATAGATCATACTCAAAAAAGAGAATATATAGATCTTAACGTAGGTGCAGTTCTATTAGAACCAGGATTTACAGAATTCCCAGCTGAAGATATTAGTAGTTATGGCTTTGGAAGATATAAAAATGTAGTAACAAGTGCTCAGTTTGAGCGTATCCTTAGTGCTTCAGGTCCTTTTGGTGGACATTTAATCAGACCATCTGATCATAAGGAACCAAAACGTATTGCTTGGATTCAATGTGTAGGATCAAGAAATGAAAGAGAAAATAAAAGTTATTGTTCAGGCGTATGTTGCATGTATGCAATCAAAGAAGCAGTTATTGCAAAAGAGCATAGTGAAGATCCACTAGATACAAGTATTTTCTATATGGATATGCGTACCCATGGTAAAGATTTTGAAAAATATTATGAAAGAGCAAAAAAACAAGGTGTTAACTTTATTCGTTCAAGAATTTATGAAGTTGATGAAAAAGAAGACGGAAGTATGGTAATCCGTTATGCTACTGATGATGGTAGATTAATGGTAGAAGAATATGATTTAGTTGTTTTATCAGTTGGTTTATGTGCACCAACGGGTTCAGAACAAATTATGAATGTTATGCAAATAGAAAATAACAAATATGGTTTTGCTAATACCCCAGTATTAGAGCCAATTAAAACTTCTAGAGATGGAATATTCGTTGCAGGGGCATTTAGTGGTCCTAAAGATATTCCAGAAACAGTAACACAAGCCAGTGCAGCAGCTATTGAAGCCGCTAAGTCATTAATGGAAGTTAAAAATACTTTAGTTAAAGAAAAGGTTTATCCAGAAGAAATAGATGTAATAGGTCAAAAAGCACGTATAGGTGTATTTATTTGTCATTGTGGAATCAATATATCTAGCGTTGTTAATATTAAAGAAGTTGTTGAATATGTAAAAGATTTAGAAAATGTAGTTTTCATAACTGATAACATGTATACCTGCTCTCAAGATAGTCAGTTAAAAATGAAAGAAATTATTGAAGAGCATAATTTAAATAGAGTAGTAGTTGCTTCTTGTAGTCCAAGAACTC
This genomic interval from Desulfonispora thiosulfatigenes DSM 11270 contains the following:
- a CDS encoding FAD-dependent oxidoreductase, which codes for MAEVIKMKNNKQGSVMVVGAGIAGIQSSLDLAEMGYKVYLVEKSPAIGGTMPALDKTFPTNDCSMCILSPKLVECGRHLNIEILTNSEVEEVSGEVGNFKVKVKKEPRFIDTDKCTGCGDCATACPVEINNEFEKNLSKSKATYKKYAQAFPNAFAIMKDGTAPCKGTCPANVNAQGYIALTKAGKLKEAASIVYDDLLMPGALGRICPHPCENECSRAQAESALSIAGIKRFLADNHKRPALNISEFKDEKIAIIGAGPAGLTCAFELLKKGYKSTVFEALPVAGGMLAVGIPDYRLPRETLDKEISFLTENGVEIKYNTKLGQDITVEGLKAEGYKAVFIATGAHKNRPLDIAGEEFVLSGVDFLRKVNLGEKVGLGKKVGIVGGGDVAMDAARSALRLGAQEVTIYYRRSRAELPARLEEIEGAEDEGIKFKYLAAPIIAVEEQGKLQGAVFVEMELGQPDESGRRRPVMKPDSEYYEKLDTIIAAVGQKASIDGLPEELELTSWKTVIGDEITLATSLDGVFVGGEVRTGSGIAIEAINEGKKASESIIRYIKEKDLAEGRDEKPKVAAKPPVDKDLVRLERVNHNELPVDERITNFEEVALPFSEEDILRESNRCMDCGPCSECMECVKVCKAECIDHTQKREYIDLNVGAVLLEPGFTEFPAEDISSYGFGRYKNVVTSAQFERILSASGPFGGHLIRPSDHKEPKRIAWIQCVGSRNERENKSYCSGVCCMYAIKEAVIAKEHSEDPLDTSIFYMDMRTHGKDFEKYYERAKKQGVNFIRSRIYEVDEKEDGSMVIRYATDDGRLMVEEYDLVVLSVGLCAPTGSEQIMNVMQIENNKYGFANTPVLEPIKTSRDGIFVAGAFSGPKDIPETVTQASAAAIEAAKSLMEVKNTLVKEKVYPEEIDVIGQKARIGVFICHCGINISSVVNIKEVVEYVKDLENVVFITDNMYTCSQDSQLKMKEIIEEHNLNRVVVASCSPRTHEPLFQETLKEAGLNPYLFDMANIRDQCSWVHRDNPVAATEKAKDLVAMAIGKARRLEPVHTTSLPIHAQGLVIGGGVSGMTAALSIASQGYSVHLVEKTGELGGNANHIGFNYQGEPVSEYVQTLKEEIMNSPLIHVYLNEKIADLKGFIGNFETSLASGKNISHGIVVLATGAKEYTPTEYAYGQDKNIMTYRQLKEAVMTNPESLKEMKNLVLINCVGSRNTEHPYCSKICCNQAVQLSLKAKEINPDINVFVLYRDMRTYGYNESFYTEARRKGVIFIRYEQDQAPEVVTTPQGIQVKVRDITLDQELLIPADTIGLAAATVADMENLELAKFLKVPMNEDGFFLEAHMKLRPVDFSTDGVFLCGLAHSPKPMAESIIQGKAAAARACTVLNRKEITAGGLTAHVNISICSACGTCVSICPAKAVEIDPEKNVAKVNEALCKGCGACAASCRSHSIDVKGFKSSQIVAMLDEICNVG